In Streptomyces sp. NBC_01381, the sequence CAAGATCGTCCCGACGCCCGCCAGGTAGAACGTCGCGCCGCAGAAGATCGCGGTCGAGACGTGGATCCACAGCCAGTACGAGTGAAGGGCGGGAACCAACTGGTCGCTGGCGGTGTACAAGACAGTGACGGCGAGACCGAGATCGAGGAGGACCGTGGTGATCAGCGGAAGCCCGAGCCAGCCCACGTTCTTCTTCAGGGCGAGCAGTACGAGGTACACACCGACGGCCATGGTGGAGAAGGTGATGTTGAACTCGTACATGTTGCCCCAGGGGGCCCGCTGCACCGACAGCGCGCGGGTGAGCACACCGCCGAACTCCACGAGGAAGGCGAGCACGGTGAGGGACACGGCGATACGGCCGTAGAGATCGCCCTTCTCGTCACCGGCCGCCGCACCGGGACCGTCCGGCACATCGCGTGATCCGCTCACGGACCGGGTGACGACCTTGGGAGCCGCCTTCGGCCGGTCCAGGACGGCGGTGCCGCCCTTGGCCTTGACGGTGACCGCGGGCGCCTTGGCCGCGGTGTCGGCCTTGGCGGTCAGCGCGGCGGCCGTGCGGCCGACCTTGCTGCGGCTGCCGAAGATCCACTCTGCCATGTGCGCGAAGAAGGCAAGGAGGTAGACGGCCATCGCGGAGTAGATCAGCACATTGCTGATGTTCGCGAGGTTCTCATTCGGTTCGGCGGCGAGGGTGGTGGCGAGAGTCATTTCTCAGCCCCTTCGGCAGGAACAACATCGGGGGTGGGGTCGGAATGGTCCGGGTCGGCGGGGTCGGCCGGGTCAGGCGCGCTGGGCGCCTGCTCGTGAAGGTGTGCGGCGAGGTCGGCCAGTTCTTCGGGCAGCTTCGCGGACTCGCTGCGGCCGAGCCCGGCCATCTCGACGACGGTGACGCCGTCGGCGCCCGGCACGGCCCGCACCCACACGCGGCGGCGCTGGATGAACAGCGACATGGCGAGCCCGACGATGGCGGAGACCGCCCCGACGAGCGCCCACATGCTGCCGGGCTGCTGGGAGATCTGGAAGGTGGCCCAGCGCTTGATGTCCTTCTCGAAGGTGATCGAGCCGGCGCCGCCCGGAAGCTTCATCGTCTCGCCGGGCCTGATCCGCTGCTTGAGCAGTTCGCCCTTGGAGTCCTCGAACTTCGTCATCTTGCTGGTGTCCAGCTGGTACACGTTCTGCGGCAGACCCGAGTCCACGCCGAGGCTTCCGTGGTACGCGGACAGCGCGAGCACGGGATAGTCCAGCGCGGGGAACTGGGAGAACATGTTGCCCTGGCCGGAGCCCGCGAACGTCGGCACGAAGAAGGCGTTGAAGCCCAGCTGCTCCTTCTTGCCGTTCTTGTCGCGGTAGCCGTCGAGGACCTTGATGGCGCCGGTGGCGGTGCCGTTGGAGTCGATGGGCAGCAGCGGCACGGACGCCTTGTAGACGACCTTGCCCTTGCCGTCGCGGACCGTGACGGTCGGCGCGTAGCCCTGGCCGATGAGGTAGACCTTCGAGCCGTCGACCTCGAGCGGCTTGTTGACCTCGATGGCCTGCTTCTTCTCCGGACCGTCGGTGCCCTCG encodes:
- the ccsB gene encoding c-type cytochrome biogenesis protein CcsB, coding for MTLATTLAAEPNENLANISNVLIYSAMAVYLLAFFAHMAEWIFGSRSKVGRTAAALTAKADTAAKAPAVTVKAKGGTAVLDRPKAAPKVVTRSVSGSRDVPDGPGAAAGDEKGDLYGRIAVSLTVLAFLVEFGGVLTRALSVQRAPWGNMYEFNITFSTMAVGVYLVLLALKKNVGWLGLPLITTVLLDLGLAVTVLYTASDQLVPALHSYWLWIHVSTAIFCGATFYLAGVGTILYLFRDSYENKLANGGQPGRFATSVLERLPAAASLDKFSYRVNAAVFPLWTFTIIAGAIWAGDAWGRYWGWDPKEVWSFITWVAYATYLHARATAGWKGRKAAYLALIAFGCWLFNYYGVNIFVTGKHSYAGV